The proteins below are encoded in one region of Paenarthrobacter ilicis:
- a CDS encoding PhoX family protein produces the protein MSETTGRSFPLLPMLGHTKGKRSAVTCALKCDNACSGDVCNTSANGYFRDIASTAMSRRAALGLGAAGALAVVFSGALSGGDAAVADPGNGLSDAAKKGFDKAKLKFTPIKPVDAAVDAFTVPEGFGWNPIIRWGDPLFADSPAFDLNKQTAAAQARQFGYNNDYTDILPIPDSKDRRAVLFTNHEYTNENIMLPVGFDPAEARAIGRAAHGLAVVELERKNKNKPWSYVQGAALNRRFLTDTVYELTGPAAGTNLVKTIDDPAGRWIKGTLGNCSGGTTPWGTILSGEENFNGYFASPGTSDGDKRYGLSAKPTTRQWELDEPRFDTRNSGYANESNRFGWIVEVDPFDPTSTPRKHSAMGRFKHEGANVIVAPNGKVVAYMGDDERFDYLYKFVSKGKYQAGDSKAARKNNMNLLSEGDLYVARFTGDSPAAEIDGTGKLPSDGAFDGSGEWLPLVVGGASAVPGMSVAEVLVYTRLAADKVGPTKMDRCEDVQPNLRTGKVYVACTNNSDRGKAGKEGATEVNPRALNRDGHIVEITEGKDQVGTKFNWTLLLVAGDSSKNASTYFSGFPADKVSPISCPDNVAFDSVGNLWISTDGAPSTIGYNDGLFKVTLEGPERGKVEQFLAVPRDAETCGPIVHDDERTVFVAVQHPGEEGTFEAPHSFFPDYVPAGSAPAAGAVRAPRPAVVQVFRK, from the coding sequence ATGTCTGAAACCACCGGACGCTCATTCCCATTGCTGCCCATGCTTGGGCACACCAAGGGCAAGCGCAGCGCCGTGACCTGTGCGCTTAAGTGTGACAACGCCTGCTCCGGCGATGTCTGCAACACCAGCGCCAACGGCTACTTCCGCGACATCGCCTCAACAGCCATGTCCCGCCGCGCAGCACTGGGACTTGGCGCTGCAGGCGCGCTCGCCGTCGTTTTCAGTGGCGCCCTTTCCGGCGGCGACGCAGCAGTGGCGGACCCGGGCAATGGTTTGTCGGACGCGGCGAAGAAGGGCTTCGACAAAGCCAAACTGAAATTCACGCCCATCAAGCCCGTGGATGCAGCCGTGGATGCTTTCACAGTTCCGGAGGGATTCGGCTGGAACCCCATCATTCGTTGGGGCGACCCCCTGTTTGCCGATTCACCGGCCTTCGACCTCAATAAGCAGACGGCTGCTGCCCAAGCCCGCCAGTTTGGCTACAACAACGACTACACGGACATACTCCCCATCCCTGATTCCAAGGACCGGCGGGCCGTGCTCTTCACCAACCACGAGTACACCAATGAGAACATCATGCTGCCCGTGGGATTCGACCCCGCCGAGGCCCGGGCAATCGGCCGTGCTGCCCATGGCTTGGCCGTGGTGGAGCTGGAGCGCAAGAACAAGAACAAGCCGTGGAGCTACGTCCAGGGTGCTGCCCTCAACCGCCGTTTCCTCACGGACACCGTGTATGAGCTGACCGGTCCCGCCGCCGGCACCAATTTGGTCAAGACCATTGACGACCCCGCCGGCCGTTGGATCAAGGGCACCTTGGGTAACTGCTCCGGCGGCACTACACCGTGGGGCACCATCCTGTCCGGCGAAGAAAACTTCAACGGCTACTTTGCCTCCCCGGGAACCAGCGACGGCGACAAGCGCTACGGTCTCTCCGCCAAGCCCACCACCCGTCAGTGGGAGCTGGACGAGCCGCGCTTTGATACCCGTAACTCCGGGTACGCCAACGAGAGCAACCGCTTTGGCTGGATCGTGGAAGTCGACCCCTTCGACCCCACCTCGACGCCCAGGAAGCACTCCGCCATGGGTCGTTTCAAGCACGAGGGCGCCAACGTCATTGTTGCTCCCAACGGCAAGGTAGTGGCCTACATGGGAGATGACGAGCGTTTCGATTACCTCTACAAGTTTGTCTCGAAGGGGAAGTACCAGGCCGGGGATTCCAAGGCGGCCCGCAAGAACAACATGAACCTGCTCTCCGAAGGTGACCTTTACGTGGCCCGGTTCACGGGGGACTCACCGGCAGCCGAGATCGACGGCACCGGCAAGCTTCCCAGTGACGGAGCTTTCGATGGCTCCGGCGAATGGTTGCCTCTGGTGGTTGGTGGCGCCTCGGCAGTTCCTGGAATGTCCGTTGCCGAGGTCCTGGTTTACACGCGCCTGGCCGCAGACAAGGTTGGCCCCACCAAGATGGACCGCTGCGAGGACGTCCAGCCCAACCTCCGCACGGGCAAGGTCTACGTCGCCTGCACCAACAACTCGGATCGCGGAAAGGCCGGCAAGGAAGGCGCCACGGAGGTCAACCCCCGCGCCCTCAACCGTGACGGCCACATTGTGGAAATCACCGAAGGCAAGGACCAGGTTGGCACCAAGTTCAACTGGACCCTGCTGCTGGTTGCTGGCGATTCGTCCAAGAACGCCTCCACGTACTTCTCAGGATTCCCGGCTGACAAGGTCTCGCCGATCTCGTGCCCTGACAACGTGGCCTTCGACTCCGTAGGAAACCTGTGGATCTCCACCGACGGCGCTCCGTCCACCATCGGCTACAATGACGGCCTGTTCAAAGTCACCCTGGAAGGTCCGGAGCGCGGCAAGGTGGAACAGTTCCTGGCCGTCCCGCGTGACGCCGAAACCTGTGGCCCGATTGTGCACGACGACGAGCGCACAGTGTTCGTAGCCGTCCAGCACCCGGGCGAGGAAGGCACGTTCGAAGCTCCGCACTCCTTCTTCCCGGATTATGTACCGGCTGGCTCAGCACCCGCAGCAGGAGCTGTCCGCGCACCGCGTCCCGCCGTGGTGCAGGTGTTCCGCAAGTAG